GGAGAGTTGGTCCAGGGCCGCTTTCACGCGGTCCACGCGCTCCTCTTCGAGTATGCGGTCCAGCAGCGATGGTTCGCCCGAGGGCAGTTCCATCGTCTGGCCTTCTTCCGACTCCAGCGCGCTGAAAGTCCATGGCTTTCTTGAGCGCTGATGGTCGATCAGCAGATTCCGGGCGATTTTGAGCAGAAACGGGCCAAACCGGCCCTGTTCCCGCACCTCGTAGTGACCGATGGCGCGATACGCGTTCACGAACGTATCGGCGGCCAGGTCTTTTGACGTTTCCTCATCGCGTATGCACCGATGGAGATAGCCCCACACTCGCTTGTAGTAGCGTTTGTGGAGTTCGCCGAAGAGGGCAAGGTCGCCCGCCTGCACCTTCCGGATAATCACTTCATCGGTCATTGGGTGTATCGCACTTCCGCGTGTTTCATGATGCTAACGATAGCAGGCGGTGAAATGTCACGGACACGGGAGCCAGGGTTCAGGATTCAGGATTC
This Armatimonadota bacterium DNA region includes the following protein-coding sequences:
- a CDS encoding sigma-70 family RNA polymerase sigma factor; translated protein: MTDEVIIRKVQAGDLALFGELHKRYYKRVWGYLHRCIRDEETSKDLAADTFVNAYRAIGHYEVREQGRFGPFLLKIARNLLIDHQRSRKPWTFSALESEEGQTMELPSGEPSLLDRILEEERVDRVKAALDQLSDADREILALAYQQELSLKEIALVTGKPSVSAVTSHLHRAISKLRGLIRADEYFTEDVRPNVDQ